A DNA window from Castanea sativa cultivar Marrone di Chiusa Pesio chromosome 7, ASM4071231v1 contains the following coding sequences:
- the LOC142643588 gene encoding purple acid phosphatase 2-like has translation MMGVLGSSSSSSLAITVVLVLILNAVVCYGGTSSNYSRTAFPTYNNTDMPVDSEAFYVPPGINSPQQVHITQGDHVGTAVIVSWITPTAPGSNIVLYWSTHENSTKIQFAEATIGAYRYYNYTSGFIHHANISNLQFNTKYYYQLGEGQYARMFWFVTPPAPGPDVPYTFGLIGDLGQTYNSNSTLAHYQLDPLNGQALLYLGDLSYADNYPFHDNVRWDTWGRFIERSAAYQPWIWTAGNHEVDWAPELGEPVPFVPYSHRYHTPYEAAGSTAPFWYSIKRGPAYIIVMAAYSAFGYSTPQYSWFNQEVLKVNRTETPWLIVLMHPPWYNSYHSHYMEGETMRGVYETTFVQNKVDIVFAGHVHAYERSIRVSNILYNITNGLCTPIKNLSAPVYFTIGDGGNEEGLSNAMYFPQPNYSAFREASFGHGILDIKNRTHAYFAWHRDEDGYDVISDSLWLTNRYWYPTDDSN, from the exons ATGATGGGTGTGctgggttcttcttcttcttcttctttagctATTACagttgttttggttttgattttgaatgcTGTAGTGTGTTATGGGGGAACATCCAGCAATTATTCACGGACGGCTTTCCCAACTTACAACAACACTGATATGCCTGTTGACAGTGAGGCCTTCTATGTTCCTCCAGGAATCAACTCACCTCAACAG GTTCATATAACACAAGGAGACCATGTGGGAACAGCAGTAATTGTGTCATGGATCACTCCTACTGCTCCAGGTTCCAATATAGTTCTTTACTGGAGTACTCAtgaaaatagcacaaaaattcAATTCGCTGAGGCCACGATTGGAGCCTACAGATACTACAACTACACCTCTGGTTTCATTCACCATGCCAACATCAGCAACTTACAG TTCAATACCAAATATTACTATCAGCTTGGTGAAGGGCAGTATGCGAGGATGTTCTGGTTTGTAACTCCACCTGCACCAGGCCCTGATGTCCCCTACACATTTGGTCTCATAG GGGATCTTGGCCAGACATACAATTCAAACAGCACACTCGCTCATTACCAATTGGACCCTCTAAATGGACAAGCGTTGTTGTACCTTGGAGATCTCTCCTACGCAGATAACTACCCATTTCATGACAACGTTAGGTGGGATACCTGGGGAAGGTTCATAGAGAGAAGTGCTGCTTATCAGCCTTGGATTTGGACTGCTGGGAATCATGAAGTTGATTGGGCCCCTGAATTG GGTGAACCTGTACCTTTTGTACCTTACAGTCACCGTTATCATACACCATATGAAGCAGCGGGTAGTACTGCACCATTTTGGTACTCAATCAAGAGAGGTCCAGCCTACATCATAGTCATGGCTGCGTATTCAGCGTTTG gttattCAACTCCTCAGTACAGTTGGTTCAATCAGGAGGTACTGAAGGTTAATAGAACTGAAACACCATGGTTGATTGTTCTAATGCACCCTCCATGGTATAATAGCTACCATAGTCATTACATGGAAGGTGAAACCATGAGAGGAGTTTACGAGACAACATTTGTACAAAACAAAGTTGACATTGTATTTGCTGGTCATGTCCACGCTTATGAACGATCT ATACGAGTATCTAACATTCTATACAACATCACAAATGGTCTTTGCActccaattaaaaatttaagcGCACCTGTATACTTCACCATTGGTGATGGTGGAAATGAAGAAGGCTTATCAAA CGCAATGTATTTCCCACAACCAAATTACTCAGCATTTCGTGAAGCAAGTTTCGGTCATGGCATTTTGGATATCAAAAACCGAACCCATGCTTATTTTGCTTGGCACAGGGATGAAGATGGGTATGATGTGATTTCTGATTCTCTGTGGCTTACCAATAGATATTGGTATCCAACTGACGATTCTAACTGA